The Ipomoea triloba cultivar NCNSP0323 chromosome 13, ASM357664v1 genomic interval TTTTAGAGGCAATGGTTTGGGGTGAGAAGGGGCACAAGGAGAATACAAGAAATTGTTGAatggaaagaaattaaacatgataTATTAAGCCTTCCTTGATCGGATCGGAACATATATATGAAGCAGAGAAGCCCAGGAGGAGATAGAGAACAtggtttcaaaattcaaaattcaaaaaaaaaaaaaaaaaaacataatctaTAAGTTAAAGAcatctttttattctttctattgaaaaatttaaaaataataatttaagaattaaaattacaattttctcaatAAATTGTTATCTCTCTTTCATATTAAGGCTCACCTTACCCTGAATTAGTATCTTTTGAAATGTGTCCATTTTTTGTGACAGTTACCTGTGAATACCCTTATGAAGTTATTTgtttgtatgtatttttatgaaattatttatcgGAAGctgtataatataaaattaaaattatttatcgGAAGCTGTACAGactgtatattatttatttgtgtgtattcttatataaaattatttatgctgTACAGACGTTGTGCACATGATGGAGCATCATTTGTAAGTGATAATGATGAGTCAATTGTTTTTAGTCAccacttgattttttatttttttatacactTATGCTTGTGTTTGAGGCTACCTAGCTAGCTTGCCTTGTTTGTTCCCTTGCCGTTGAAATAGCTTTTTGTTATGTGCTTGGTTGTGCTATTTCGTTTCCAGGTTGGTGGTTGGATAGAGCCTTAGTTTCCTTCATTTTGTCGTAAAATTGTCTATTTGTCATTTGCAGCATTAAACAATTCATTCAACTTTGTTTCTCTAGAAAGAATACTGCTTTACGATCCAACCTATAATTCAAATTCTAGTCGTATGAGGGTATTTGGAGCAGTGAATTTCAACAGATGTTGTACACTACTTGTACGTGTAAAATAGAGTTGTAGACTGAATTGCTACTTTTCAGGATTGAAAAATTTAACTGACAACAATTACAAGTTTTAAAAAAGTGTCTATTTTTGTACACTCTCAAGTTTTGCCCATTTCAATCATAAACCCTTCTACTCATAGCTAGTTATTGTCTAAGAGCATCCCAATAGTTGTAGCTTTAGAGAAATTTTTGCATGTATAACTAAGAAAGAGAAGATGagggagaaagaaaaaataatttaaaataattaaaaaataaaataggtgTTAGATTAACGCCCGCCATGTGCACATAAGGCGCACCAAAGAGCAATTTCATTGCGGTGCACAAATCTGACAACAACCAAGTTCTCTTTTAGGGTTGTGCATAATCCGACTGACCCGTCGTCTGAAACAGTGCAATCCGACCCAATCCGAATCCGAAGTTCCATATCCGATCCACAATTCGAAACGGCGTCGGTTAATGGTATTCGGGTGGGGCGGGATATTTTGACATCCGACCCGCCCGATTATCCGAAATATTTTAGGGCTATGTAGGGCTTCGCACCATACGTCGTcgtttaatgtgtatatatatatatgttgaaggAACTTAGTCTTCATTTGATCTGATGTGCAGTCAACATAAGGTTTCCTTTCCTAGTTCTTTCTCTCATCTCTCATCTCTTATTTGTACTGAGTGTTCTCTTTGTGAATCGCAAAATTGTAAATTGTTCTGAGTGTTCTCTTTGTGAATCgcaaaattgtaaattttagtTTGTAGCCTTGTAATTTGTATCTTGAAGAATGTATTATGTAGATTACAAAATATGTACAAGTTTTATgttaagtttattattttagtttatatttgaACACGAAGTCAATCGAAATCCGATTACAAATCACCCGAACCGTCCGGAATTTGAAATGTCAATATTCGAAACATTacttgtgtaaaaaaaaaatgaataggaATTAAAATTGACAATCCAAAAACCAAATGGGTGGACAGTTCAAATATCCGAACCCGTCCAATGCACAGGACTACTCTCTTTACCATGATCAAAATCATTCTCTCTTGTCCAACTCTCTTTCACCTCAAATTCGCACGTGCAAAAACCAAGTAAAATCCTCCGGTTAGGATGCTCTAAAAGCCGCACGTGGTTCAAGTTCAACGAGCATATCCAAAATCCTAGTCAGATCCACTACGACTCTACGAGTACGCAATACGTATTTCTCCTTCCTTCACGCCACCGGCAACGTataaactataaataccccaaaTTCGACCACCACAAGAAACCCCGATCGCCGCTAACTAATCCTAACTTCTCGGAAATTTCGTATTCCAGTTAGCCTTCTCTTCGCCGCCTCCCAACTGCCGAAACAAATCTCAAccacatatttttctttttcccctttTCATATTTGTACTTTCTTCACGAATTTGCATTTATTCTGCCCGCTCGCCGGCAATCCTGCCGTTATACCTTACCGGATCGTCGCCGGCGTGCGGTCATTGGGGAAATACTGAAGTTGCTTTCCCGTCGGAGCTCCGGCTTTGCATTCTGGAGTATCTGCAGGTAATTGAGCTCGCTCGTTTTCGTTAATTTCTGCTTATTTTTAGTTCCAGTATTGTAATCTATGTAATTTGTTTTTCTCTGTTTCGGCATTTAATGTTTATAGGGGAAATGGATTGGAAAATTTTGTTAAAGGTAGTTATATTGATGTGCTTATTTGCGCTCTCACCTGGAAGAGGTAAGCCAACGTATTGATCAAGCATGGTTTCTACTGATAATTGTTTTTGGATTGGATGAGCACTTTTATTTGTAGTGTGATTATAAATATGTACTTATAAGTAGTTTCTTATGCGTACTTTGGTTGTAGAACTTAATGTCAGGGCGAAGCTCAAATCTGATTTGGCAGTTTATAATCACACACTTGCCACGATCTTGGTAGAATATGCTGCAGCTGTAAGTTTTAGCTTCAATTATTTCCCTGATATGGTGTAATGATACTGATTTACTGTTCAGTTTGTGCCAAGTTTTCTCACTAGTTGGCATGTTTTTTTTATCTGTATTGGTGTGTTTTCTTGCTAATCGTTTATTACTGTTATTCTGTTGTCAATGCTTAATTTTGGCTAATCAAATGTATGCTTGGTTTGCATTCTGTTAGATATGCATCTGCTAAATTCGGATGCTTATTTAATACAACCTAGAGACATTGTGTTACTATGATTTCTTCCTCACTGTTGGCAACtagaaaataattgtaaatcACTGCTTCACTTGCAGGTCTATATGACTGATACTTTTGAACTATTTACATGGACGTGCTCAATTTGTGATGATTTAACCAAGGTAATGTATTTGTATTATCACTATATTGAGCTTATCAGTGGAACTTTTCCAATTTAATTTGGTATATTTTCATCATTCATTATCAATAAGTAGTTGCACTGATTGCATTTATTTTCTGGAAGCAGGGATTTGAAATGATTGAGCTGATTGTTGATGTCCAGTATTGTCTGCAGGTGTGGTCTGATGGCTTTGCAGCAATATCACGTCTTTCCTTTTCCACTGATAGCTAGCTCAATAAATAACTATAATTGTTTATATCTCATGCAGGCATTTGTTGGAGTGGATCCTAATATTAATGCTATTGTTGTTGCATTCAGAGGCAGTACAACCAGGTTTTGCCAGTCCTATATAAGCCATTGTCCTTACACATTAATGCGTTTCTAGTTCTGATTATTTCCATTATAGTATACAGAACTGGGTTGAAGATCTATACTGGAAGCAGCTTGATTTAGATTATCCTGGAATGGATGGTGCAATGGTGATTACTTTGCCAATTTGTGTGGCTCTATAAAACTCTTTTATGATAgctaaaaatattcatattccTTCTGATTTCAGGTGCATCATGGATTTTATAATTGTTATAATGATTCAACTATACGTTCTTCGGCATTAAATGCTGTTAAAGAAGCCAAAATGTTTTATGAAGATTATCAGATTATGGTGACAGGGCATTCAATGGGAGGGGCATTGGCTGCTTTTTTTGCACTGGATCTCACTGTAACTATTACCTAGATCTCCAatcttttaaattaataattattaatcatcTATATTAAGATTTTGCCTCCAcatttattaattagtaatgTCATTCACCTTATGCCATATCAAGTGCCCATGTACATTCTGTTGGTTTCTTGACAAATTACCTTATACTAATATTCAGGTCAATTTTGGTGCTGAAGATATTCAGGTTATGACATTTGGACAGCCTAGAATGGGCAATGCAGCTTTTGCAACCGGCTATAACGAGCGTGTGCCGAACACCATCCGTGTGACACATGGTCATGATATTGTGCCTCATTTGCCCCCTTATTTTAGTCTTTTCCCTTCAAAGACATACCATCATTTCCCAAGAGAGGTAATGCCAGGGTTTTCCCTCCCATGAATCTTCTATTCTTGATAGTAAACCAGCTGAAGTTTAGTCTGCTTAGCTGGGAACACAACATAGGATATATTGACAAAATGACAAGTTACTTGTGGTATATATAGATGATGAATGTGCATGGACCTAAACAAGTTTTGACAATATCTCATTTCTGATTATCCTCATCATACCTGGTTTACCTATGAGATTCCTGAAATTGTAGGTTTGGCTTTAtaacattggtttgggaagtctAGTTTATACAGTAGAGAAGGTTTGTGATGGTTCTGGGGAAGACCCAAATTGCAGCAGGTAATGCTTCTCTTTCATGCGCTATAGGTGTACAATGCCACCAGTCACCCAAAATTCATGCAGGAATTTATTTTTTCCCTCACTGCTGCATATCTTGTGTAATGAACTTTCAGGTCAGTGGCTGGAAACAGCATTTCAGATCATCTAACATACTATGGCATTCGACTAGGAAACGAGGAATCAGTTTCATGCCGCATTGTCTTGGACCCTCGTGTTTCCAGTTACGCAACACAAGATCTTAACGGGAATGTGATTCTATCCCGAGATCTGTATGCTTCAGTCCTAAGAATTAATTCAGATCATACTGACCAGATCAAACCTttgtgatatttatattattaaatcgaTTTTTTGTCCAACTCCCTGAATTTCTGTATTGGGTGGGGAGTATATGTAATCATGTAAATAGTGTAAAATTATTGTGTCTATTCAACCACGCAAAATAGAATACTGACTTTAGCTGTACTTTGGAACATTCTTTAGTCGTCCTGGTTGGATTAATGTATCTTCTTCCATGCTTTATGGTAATCTAAAGATGCCATTGGCTCTGATGATCATTGCTGTTTACTTCTTCTTCACCCACAAGCAACGACTTGTAATGCCAAAACCCAAAACATTGTAGAAACTAGAGAAAACATAAATCTTTTCCAAGTGGCCGTTTTCTTTCCTCTCTCTTTCCAAGTGAGTTAACAGGTTTGCTGGTGGCCAAAAGAAGTCAACTAGTTTTCGAAGGAAAGGATGAGCGAGGAAGCagctctctctccctctctctctctctctcaatgaACCGGGCTGATAagtcaatgttaggaaataaagGGGTTGATTAGTTATTTTGTGAAGTAGCTATTTTATAATGCTCAACTTTGTGAATTAGCTACCAGAACGCTTAAACGACGCCGTTGGATGCCAAGTTGGTTACTGATTGTTTATCTTAGTTCTAATGCACAAGAGTAATTCTACATATACTCCCAATTCACACTCCCATTTTctactccatatgagttgacatactttgattgatcaatttaataggGAGTCATGATATTTGtccatttctttttttcatcatccaatcaaatttgaacacaattgGGAGTAAAAGTTGGAAGTATGATTTTGGGAGTACATCTAGTATTTTTGAATgcacaatgcacacaatctatcTTGGAATAGTATGTGCATTTATGTAGACAATTGTGTGTATTTATGATGGTTTGTACGTGAAGAtgagttctcatttgatcagACCACCAACTCTATAAAATATCTCTCAGAACCCACCACCCCTCTACAATATACACAATGGACCAACAAATTCACACATCACATCCTACACAGGAAAAAACTGGCACACACATTGCTGACACTAAGAGCATCCACACACCAGTGGATATTATGGAGTTCTTGTCAGATAAAAAAACTAAACAGCAGTTTATAACAGATGTGAGCATGCGTTTTTTGACTGATTCTTTCTTCTGCAGAAATGGGTTTATTAGTGGGCCCATCATGtgagagaaaatgagaaacaAACCTAATATTGTGTGCGTGAAAGGCAAATAACATTTCCCGATGGTGCTTACATAGCACATCCATTACTGCGCGTTTTTAGcaatgcactttttttttttcctttgatgtcaaatttctctttttcttttttcttttctccattttttcttgtTCATACTCTCTCTCCTAATGTCACTTAAAAAATCGTGCAAATATTttaactgataaggatgctctaaaccAACACACAAGATAATCGCAACCCCCTACGGCCCTACTAACCATAAAATAAACCATGCAATactatacttaaaaaaaaaaaaggaaaaaagaagaacCAAAACAAGAACAAAACGCACAAAAGAAACACGAACCACTCTATACAACAACTAACAAGAGCCCCCCACTTCTCTACAATGCACACACAATGGACCAAGCAAATGCATGATAAACACTAACCACTCCACAACAGCTCCATCAAGGACCTAACAACCGTAAAATGCACCGATGCACCGCAACTCCACCAAAACCCCGCAACAGTAGAATGCACACAAAgtcacaaacaaattaaatgcacGCACGACACCCTACAATGCACACACTTGAACAAACGCATGCACCTAAAATgtgcaaattatgctatggacgcAAGTCTACCTTGCAAAGTAAACCCAGAtcaaattcacaattttagaactctatgttcacaattttagatctcaatattcacaatttttaaactctatatccacaatttcataactctataaaCACACAccaaccctttttttttctttctttctttctttaaactcacctaaatgttttttttttaaacatctcCTCTAATCAATTAACCTACGACAATCATATTGCATTTAACCTAATGCAAGCTAAAACGTACAATCCATAAGTATGTTAAAGGGTTAAAGGGCGTCATCGATCTGTTCAGaactttaaaacaaaattaaaaatgaatttttttaaaagtaacttTATAGGACAATTGGTCTGcttagaggaaaaaaaaacagtaaacaTTCTGGGAGATTATCATTTTGTTCCAAAACTTATGAGCTTAAATTACTTGTCATTTTGACATTTGCAATTACAAGAAGCAGCGTCTTAATAGTATACAAAGCCTTGGGATGCCATCATAACTCAACTAAAACTACTATCATGTGGGTATGATTGCACTTTGTTGGTAAA includes:
- the LOC116001852 gene encoding lipase-like, with translation MDWKILLKVVILMCLFALSPGRELNVRAKLKSDLAVYNHTLATILVEYAAAVYMTDTFELFTWTCSICDDLTKGFEMIELIVDVQYCLQAFVGVDPNINAIVVAFRGSTTSIQNWVEDLYWKQLDLDYPGMDGAMVHHGFYNCYNDSTIRSSALNAVKEAKMFYEDYQIMVTGHSMGGALAAFFALDLTVNFGAEDIQVMTFGQPRMGNAAFATGYNERVPNTIRVTHGHDIVPHLPPYFSLFPSKTYHHFPREVWLYNIGLGSLVYTVEKVCDGSGEDPNCSRSVAGNSISDHLTYYGIRLGNEESVSCRIVLDPRVSSYATQDLNGNVILSRDLYASVLRINSDHTDQIKPL